In Zonotrichia leucophrys gambelii isolate GWCS_2022_RI chromosome 27, RI_Zleu_2.0, whole genome shotgun sequence, the genomic window GACCCTGGCATAGAGAGTCACTTGTGCAGGAGGGACCCCTGGCACAGTGCTTGGAGGGTCCCCAGAATGGGATGCCCTGAGTTTGGAGGCACAGGGAATGTCCCAGCACGGAGGGtccccagagctcagagggTCCCCAGAATGGGGTGTCCTGACTTTGGAGGGTCCCTGGTGCAGAGAATATCCCAGCAAAGGGGGTCCCTGGTGTGGGTGGTCCCCAATACTTGGAGGGTCCCCAGAATGGGATGCCCTGAGTTTGGAgggtccctggcacagggaatgtcccagcacagggggtCCCTGGCACAGTGGGTCCCCTGAGCTCTGAGGACCCCCAGAATGGGGTTTTCTGAGTTTGGAgggtccctggcacagggaatgtcccagcacagagggtCCCTGGCACAAGGGGTCCCTGGCACGGACAGTCCCTGGTGCACAGGGTCAGGGCCATGAGGTGTCCCTGGCACGGAGGgtcccagcactggcagcacaaATGTCCCTGGCATGGACAAGCTTGGGGTGGGGGGATCACCGGGCTCACGCAGGGCCGGGAATCCCGGGTCTCACCCAGGATATCGATGTGGCGCCCGGGGATGCTGTCGAGGCAGGCACGGATGGAGCTCTCATCGCACACATCGAGCTGTTTGATCTCCAGCGTCCTGCccagcgccggccccgccgccgccgccagcgcCGCGCTCCTGCCCGTGTTCCTCATGGTGGCGATGACTGCGGGCACACAGGGCTCAGCCCCCGCTGTGGGCTTTGGGGGGGTCCCcccggggtttggggggggtccctgcGCCCCGCTCACCTCGGAAGCGGCGCTGTTTGTCCCTGGCCAGCCGCACGGCCAGCGCCAGCCCGATGCCCGAGGAGCAGCCGGTGATCAGCACCGTCTTGGGAGCCATGGCACGGCCTCACCCCCCTCTCCGAGCCCCAGCCCCCCGCTTTTATAGCggctgcccccccccccaaatcccagcccttAATCCCCCCTGGATAATCGGCCCTGCCGGGGATTTGCGGCGTGGCTGAGCCGCACGTGGTGCCCCGGAGCACAGAGCGGCCTTTGTGtggcaccctggggacacagcgggacatggggacactgccaggcgTGGGAGATGGGGACGCTGCCAGCCGTGTGCCACCGGGGAACGCAAGGAAGGAGGCAGGAGCTCtgcaaaaataacttttattatttatcactGGTATAAAACACGTCCCATTCAACTGGCCTCGTGGAGACGTGGGGGACACGGTGATGGGTGCCCCCCTCACCCCCACAGcccgggaccccaaaacccGCCCTGGTGTGGGGGCAAGGAGTGCCAGGCTCCGGCAGGGGCACTcggggctggtgctgcagggcaggggggagaAAGTGCTTGAGTGTGGGGtcctgctgtgggctgtgctgagctgtgccatgctggcagtgccaggctgtgccaaaccatcctggtggtgctgggctgagccatgctggtggtgccaggctgtgccaaaccatcctggtggtgctgggctgtgccaaacCATCCTagtggtgctgggctgagccatGCTGGCaatgccaggctgtgccaaacCACCCAACCATGCCAGACTGTGCCATGCTGgtggtgctgtgctgagctgtgccatgctggcAGTGTCAGGCTGTGCCAAACCACACAACCATGCCAGACCATGCCAAACTGTGCCTTGCTagtggtgctgggctgtgccaaacCATCCCACTGgtgccaagctgtgccagcagtgccatgtcattggtgcccagctgtgccaaaTTGCGCTGGTGATGCTGGACTCTGCCAAGCCATGCCATGCCAtatcagcagggccaggctgtgccagctgtgccatgtcattggtgcccagctgtgccaatCTCTGCTGGTGGTGCTGTGCCAAGCCATGCCATATCAGCAGGGCCAATCTGTGCCAAAcaaccccagcagtgccaggctgtgccaggctgttcTGTGCCGGGCTGTGCCGAGCCGTGCTACGAGACTGAACCAGCAGCGCCAGCCTGTGCCAAACCacgctggcagtgccaggccgAGCCCAACCCTGCCGTGCtggtggtgccaggctgtgccaacCCCCCAGGGGCTCAGAGGGCCACGCAGGTGCAGTAGTGGCGCAGCTTGCAGGGCAGGATGCCGCGGTTGATCTGGTGGAACTCCACCAGCTGGATCAGGTCGGCGAAGCGCGTCTGCCCGTCGTCCATGGTGAAGTAAAGCCGCCCCTCCTCCTCGCTCTGCCAGGGGGGGGCTGCAGGTCAGGACCCCCGTGCCcggcccccccgggcccccccagccccaggctggcactcACCGGCAGGATGAGGTAGTGCTTGATGCgctgcaggtggcacagggacagcacgaAGCCCTTGGGGTTCCGCTGGCTCTCCCGCACCAGGAACACCCTGCGAGGCACAGAGGTGCCACTCATGGCTGGGCACAGGTCCCTTgtgccctcccagtgtcccctctgccctcccagtgtcccctctgccctcccagtgtcccctctgccctcccagtgtcacctctgccccaccagtgtcccctctgtccccccagtgtcacctctgccctcccagtgtcccctctgccttcccagtgtcccctctgccctcccagtgtcacccattgctgccacatttcacagagaaaagcaaggcactaTTCTTAAGGatttctgagattcacattctctgaacatcacagaaagggaaaacacaattcttatcttaCTTGCTGcgccaaagtagaatgcaatatggaaaATATTCACCCAAAGTgaggattttttgtttccttggcctgtcagggccaggtgtgtgtgtgtgtgtgtcaggattGTCACTGACAGTCACaagattctgtgcagtgtgtgcagagtgagtgcttggcagattcagttcagatgaaaagtatataatatagtataataaagtaattaattaaacttctgatatccatggagtcagatgAATCATTCTCTCACCTTCATTGGAGTCACCTTTGATTTGCAATAAAAGGGGTCCCACAAACCCCCTGTGAAATCCTGGAGTAGcccagcaccccctggcacccctgggagtctctgtgccccccaaaccctgcaacAACCTGGGACCACTCACCCTCACCCCCACTTATATCCCATAACCCCCGTGCTCCTGAACCTCCCTGGAgttccctgtgccccccagggaccccaaaccccccaaacccaaggGGGTTCCATACCCATCCACCAAGCCCTGGCGGCCGATGAGCTGCTGGGTGTCCTCCCTGGAGATCCTGCCGTGGAACCAGGGCTGGGTGCGGTGgatggctgtggggacaggggtgtcacACTCGGGGGGACCCCCTGGAGGAggcagggacccccccaaaGCGGGCAGTGAGCCCGGCTCTCACCGGCGCTGAGCGGGGAGCTGTGGCAGGCGGCGGGCAGGCTGTAGCGGTGCGTCGTCTTCTTCTGGGCACACAAGGACACCAGGGGACGTCGGGGTGGGCTCAGGGGGGCTCCCCCCGactccccagcacccccactCACCCTCCAGGCCTGGGCCTCCTCCAGGGCCACGCTCAGCACCTCGTTAGGGTTCTCAATCACCCGGCCCGTGCAGCCCGAGAAgtccatggccaccagggcgTTGTCCGAGACGCTgcgctgtggggacaggggggtcaCCAGAGGGggtcaggggctgtgggggacagAGGACACtcaccaggggctgtggggagcactCACAAGAGGGtgtgggggacaggggacactcaccatggggacaggggacactcacCAGGAGGGtaggggacaggggacactcacATGGGGCTGtagggggacaggggacactcaccaggggctgctgggggacaggggacactcagcagggggacaggggacactcaccagggggacaggggacaggggacactcacCAGGGGCTGCAAGGGACActcaccatggggacagggacactcatcagggacatggcacacaggggacactcaccagggggacaggggacactcaccatggggacaggggacactcagcagggggacaggggacactcacCAGGGGCTGCAAGGGACACTCACATGGGGCTGtagggggacagggacactcagcAGGGCTGtaggggacaggggacactcacCAGGAGGGtaggggacaggggacactcaccatggggacagggacactcaccagggggacaggggacactcacCAGGGGCGTGGGGCCGATCCAGGGCGGTTGGCTCAGCCGTGCCTGTGCTTGCTGGTAGTTTCTGTAGAGCTGCATCCCGTACTGGGGGGAACAGCTCTGTCAGCTGGGGGGGCcctgctgtggggtgggagagcacccagggacacccaggggcacccagggacacccagggacctccagggacacccaggggcacccagggacacccagggacacccagggacctCCAGGGACACCCAAGGAcctccagggacacccaggggcacccagggacacccagagagcacccaggggcacccagggacacccagggacctCCAGGGAcctccagggacacccaggggcacccagggacacccagggacctccagggacaccgagggacacccaggggcacccagggacacccagggacacccagggacacccaggggcacccagggacctccagggacacccaggggcacccaggggcacccagggacacccagggagcacccagggacacccaggggcacccagggaccTCCAGGGAcctccagggacacccagggacacccaggggcacCCAGACACACAGGGGcctccagggacacccagggacacccagggacacccagggacacccagggacacccaggggcacccagggacacccagggacacccagggacacccagggaacacccagggacacccaggggcacccaggggcacccagtgcaggggctgggagctctgcaccCACTCcatgtgggcacagggacacccaccCTGAAACATTTGCACTGGCATCCCCCCAGCATCCTTCTAGAACCATCCACATTCCCCCCTTGCAGCTCTCCAGTATCCCCCAAGCATTCCCCCATCACTGTCAGATTAATCCCTTTTCTGACCCggagatggggcaactgaggggtgttttaaaaacttttattctattttcagtCTCGTGTGAAGGGTGAGGCAacacagatgttataattcacaccatcacaatcagGAGCcaattatttcctaattacaatacaCTATAAGTGTTTTTTGGGATGTCCTGAGTTTGGAAGGTTTTGCCACACCATGCTGTAATTGCCTTAAAGCCAATTATCTAAAATTACCCCTTGTGGCTCCTACTGCAATGAATctttcatagttctatttctctAAAGTATCAGGTCTCATTTGCAAGGCCACCTTTTGAAATTTTTTCCCTAGttctttttctgtctgtccTATTCCATGGCATTCTGTGTTTcgaaattttgaatttttttttctgtctgtcgTATTCCATGGCATTCTAAGTTTTgaaattttgatatttttttcccctagttctttttctgtctgtcttATTCCATGGCATGCTAAGTTTTgagattttgaattttttttcctagttcttTTTCTGCCTGCCCTATTCCATGGCTTTctaagttttgattttttttttcctagttcttTGTCTATCTGCCCTATTCCATGGCTTTCTaagttttgatatttttttcccctagttcttttttctgtctgtcttaTTCCATGGCATGCTAAGTTTTgagattttgaatttttttcctagttctTTTTTTGCCTGTCCTATTCCATGGCTTTctaagttttgattttttttttcctagttcttTGTCTATCTGCCCTATTCCATGGCTTTctaagttttgatttttttttttcctagttcttTGTCTATCTGCCCTATTCCATGGCATGCtaagttttgaaattttaaaatatttttcgTAGTTCTTTTTCTCTCTATCCTATTCCAAGTTAGCATTTCTCATCTCCGTGTTTGCACACTGTGTGAGCTTTCTCCCACATCCCCACCCCGATATTCCTCCAGattgtccccaaaatccctccagcGCCCCTCTGGCACCATCCCGGCTGGCAGGGGACTGGAGCTCACCTTGAAGAGGCGAAACGCGGCCATCCAGCAGCTGCGGCTCTGCTCGTCCTCgctgcagagcagcttcagAGCCTTCACTCCGCCCCGAACCTTGTGGGGCTGCGGGAAAGCGGAGCCGTCACGGGGCGGCCCCGGGTGGCTccgaggaggggacagggacagggacagggacagggacagggacatccccACCTGGGACACTGCTCACAGCGGTcccagggtgaggggagagacgagggtctgactccgtgtttcagaaggttttgatatatatgatattatatattatatgtatgatattaaaactatattataGTTTTAATGATGtatattatgatatatattatattaaactatatataatgtataatgtctattatataatatataattttaaatatataatatataatatataatatataatatataatatataatatataatatataatatataatatataatatataatatataatatataatatataatatataatatataatatataatatataatatgtaatatgtaatatgtaatatgtaatatgtaatatatatattttaatatgcagtatataatatataacatacattatatattatacattatatataatatataatatattacatattatatattacatattatatatattatacattatatattatatattatatattataatatgaGTATATAATTATGTATTATTATATATCTTATCTATAATATTTATCATacattatatatgttatatacacgatctatattatattaaactatatatatgatatatataatcttaaaactatactaaaggaatAGTTTTAATTATATGTATTAGgatatatatctgtatatatatatctatatatatatatatatatataaatataattacaaCTAAAGGGATAGTTTTAAtgatttattatatatattctattaaaactacactaaaggAGTAGTTTTAATGATATAGATTAGGatatatatctgtatatgtatatataataatatatatcatCAAAACGAAAGGAATAGTTTTAATGACAAATATTAGgatatatatgatattaaaactatactaaaggaatAGTTTTAATGATATATATTAGgatatatatgatattaaaactatactcaAGGAATAGTTTTAATGATATATATTAGgatatatatgatattaaaactatactaaaggaatagaagaaaggatttcatcagaaggctggctaagaatagaaaaagaaataatgataacaaaggtttgtggctcggacagagagtctgagccattaattagaaacaaccacatgagaccaatcacaaatctatctgttgcattccacagcagcagataatcaatgtttacattttattcctgaagcctctcagcttctcaagaggaaaaatcctaaggaaaggattttccatcaAAGATTTCTGTGACACCCACCTTGATGCAGAAGCCGAACTCGGTGGGAGTCCCGTAGAGCTTCTTGCCCTGCGTCACGTAGTAGATGTTGGACTCGGTGAGGTCAGCGAAGTACTGGAGGTGccgggggtcctggggggtttggggtgtcagAGCTGGCCTTGCTGCACCCCCTGGCCATGCCCCCcttccccaggacccccaggccTCACCTTGGAGGTGCCCTTGGTGGAGTAGTAGAGCCCCGAGCGGCGCAGGGAGAAGTGGAAACGCTTCCAGACCTTGCGCCCGGCCTCCCGCAGGTGCAGGAAACCCTGGAcctcagggcagctcccagagtTGAGGAAATTCTGGGGGGACACGAGGGCTGAGGGGCACAGCGGGGTCCCCAGGGCACggcagggtgcccagggcacggctgggcaCGGTGCCCCCGTACCTGGATGAGCTCGGAGTGCGCCATGCTCTTGTTGGCCTCCAGGCAGCTGGACACCATCACCTCggggaacagcagctgctgggggacacaggCTCAGCAGAGACCCCTCAGGGTGCCCAAAGGGGGGGTCCAGGGGGTGCCCACCTACCGTGCTGCTCTTGAAGAGCTCGTACTTGGCGAAGTTCTTGCGGAACACAAAGCGGCTGTCGGCGCCCGGGGCCCAGGAGCTCTGCACCTCCACCACAGACTCGTGGTCCTCCAGGCAGCGCtctgggggggacaggggggtggtggggggtcCCACGGGGTCAGCAGGGTGGTGGGGGGGTCCCATGGGGTCAGCAGGGTGGTGGGGGGTCCCAAGGATTAAACCCTTTTCTGATCCAGAGATGGGGTAACTCAGTGGTGTTTTAAAAGCTTTGATTCTCTTTTCAATCTCACGTGAAGGGTGAGATGTTATCATTCACGCCATCACAATCAGCAGCcaattatttcctaattacaatacaTTATAAGTGTTTTTTTGGCCTGTCAGCTTTTGTCAcaccatgctgtaaatgccttaaagcCAATCATCTAAAATTACCCCTCGTGGCTCCTACTGCAATGCATCCTTCAcagttctatttctccaaagtatccagtcttatttgcaaggccaccttttgaaacttttttcctAGCTCTATTTTCCCCCAGCAATCTCTGTActattccatggcatttctaagtcatttctgagtgtccccaggtgtcacagacac contains:
- the GRB7 gene encoding growth factor receptor-bound protein 7, yielding MEGGAQQSGLWEPPEQEGGPAERDGGELRRSQPLFIHGSSRQPPQEEPRASSLPSIPNPFPELCSPSNSPILSSPTLGQGPPREGTSHVVKVFGEDGACRSLEASAGTTARQLCETLVRRTRALHDHSWALVELHQHLALERCLEDHESVVEVQSSWAPGADSRFVFRKNFAKYELFKSSTQLLFPEVMVSSCLEANKSMAHSELIQNFLNSGSCPEVQGFLHLREAGRKVWKRFHFSLRRSGLYYSTKGTSKDPRHLQYFADLTESNIYYVTQGKKLYGTPTEFGFCIKPHKVRGGVKALKLLCSEDEQSRSCWMAAFRLFKYGMQLYRNYQQAQARLSQPPWIGPTPLRSVSDNALVAMDFSGCTGRVIENPNEVLSVALEEAQAWRKKTTHRYSLPAACHSSPLSAAIHRTQPWFHGRISREDTQQLIGRQGLVDGVFLVRESQRNPKGFVLSLCHLQRIKHYLILPSEEEGRLYFTMDDGQTRFADLIQLVEFHQINRGILPCKLRHYCTCVAL